In Thermus aquaticus, the sequence GAAAAGGGCGCTCAGGCTTCCCAGGTAAAACCGCAAAAGCTTCATCTTGCCTCCAAGTATAAGCCCCCTGGGCCCGGAGGCCCAGGGGATGGGCGGAAAGGCCTAGTGCTCGGCGGCGGCCCCGCTTCCCTTGGGCACGCGGATCTCGTCCACCAGCTTCTGGATCTCCTGGGGCGGGGACGAGGTGGCCCGGGAGACCAGGTAGGCCACCAGGAAGTTGAGGAGCATACCGATGGCGCCGATGCCTTCTGCCGTGATGCCAAAGATGAAGTTGGGCCAGCCCAGGTACTTGGTGCCCACGATGTAGGTGGCGGTGAAGACCAGGCCCACGATCATCCCCGCTACCGCTCCCTGCATGTTCATCCTCCGGTCAAAGATGCCCAGGAGGATGGCGGGGAAGAAGGTGCTGGCGGCAAGCCCGAAGGCGAAGGCCACCAGCTGGGCGATGAAGGCCGGGGGGTTGATGCCGAAGGGGGCGGCCAGGATCACCACCAGGGCGATGACCACCCGGGCGATGGTGAGCTTGGTGGCCTCGGAGGCGTTGGGGTTGATCATCCGGGTGTAGAGGTCGTGGGAGATGGCGCTGGCCATCACGATCAGGAGGCCTGCGGCCGTGGAGAGGGCGGCGGCCAGGCCCCCCGCCGCCACCAGGCCCACGATGAAGGGGGCCAGCTTGGCCACCTCGGGGGTGGAGAGGACGATGATGTCCCGGTCAATGGTGACCTCGTTGACGTCCTTGTTGCCGCTCATCTGCAGGATGCCGTCCCCGTTCTTGTCCTCAAACTTGAGGAGGCCCGTCTTCTCCCACTTGGCCACCCAGTCGATCTGGCGCACCTCCTCCAGGGGCTTATTGGCCAGGGTGTTGAGGAGGTTGTACTTGGAGAAGACGGCCACGGCGGGGGCGGGGGTGTAGAGGAGGCCAATGAAGAGGAGGGCCCAGCCGGCGCTCCAGCGGGCGTCCGAGGCCCTGGGCACGGTGTAGAAGCGGATGATCACGTGGGGGAGGCCAGCGGTCCCCACCATGAGGGTCAGGGTGATGAGGAAGACGTTGAGGGCGGAGAGGTTCTGGAAGGGGGCCACGTACTCCTTGAAGCCCAGCTCCACCTGGAGCTGGCTCAGGCGCACGGCGAAGTCGCTGAAGGTGAAGGAGAGCTGGGGGATGGGGTTGCCGGTGAGGAGGTTGGAGAGGGCGATGCCCGTGATCAGGTAGGCGGAGATGAGTACGGTGTACTGGGCCACCTGGGTCCAGGTGATCCCCTTCATGCCGCCGATCACGGCGATGAAGGCGGTGACCAAGACGGCGGCCCAGACCCCCGTGGCCACATCCACCCCCAAATAGCGGGAGAGGACGATGCCCACGCCCCTGAGCTGGGGAACCATGTAGACGAAGGAAACGAACAGGGCGCTGATGATGGCCACCACCCGGGCGAGGTTGGAGTAGTAGCGGTCCCCCACGAACTCGGGCACGGTGTACTTGCCGTACTTGCGCAGGTAGGGGGCGAGGAGGAGGGCCAGGAGGACGTACCCGCCGGTCCAGCCCATGAGGTAGACGGCCCCGTCGTAACCCAGGAAGGAGATGAGGCCCGCCATGGAGATGAAGCTGGCCCCCGACATCCAGTCGGCGGCGGTGGCGGCCCCGTTGGCCACCGGGGGCACCCCCCGGCCCGCCACGTAGAAGCCCGCCGTCTCCCGCACCCGGGCCCAGTAGCCGATGCCCAAGTAAAGGGCAAAGCTGAGAATCACAATGGTCCAAGTCCAGGCTTCAACGCTCACGGTTTACCCCCTTAGTCCTCAAAGCCGTATTCCCGGTCCAAGGCCTGCATCCTAATGGCGTAGACGAAGATCAGGACGATGAAGACCCAGATGGCCCCCTGCTGGGCGATCCAGAAGCCCAAGGGCGGACCGCCGAAGAGCCGGATGCTGTTGAGAGCGGGGGCCAGCAAAATGCCGAGCCCATAGGCCACCACCGCCCAGATCACCAGCAGGTTCCGGATCAGGGCCAGGTTCTTCCGCCAGTACTCCGCCAGCTTGCCTCCGTCCATAGCTCCCTCCCTTGCCAAACCGGATAGGGCCTTGGGGATGCGTAGGATTTGCCTTACCCCGGTTTGGTGGCGGTCATCTTAGAGGCCCATGAGGAGGGTGTCAAGAAACGGGGGTTTTTTCGCTATGCGCTAAAGGGGCGGTTTCCCAGAAACAAAACCCCACCGGAGCTTCCCGGCGGGGTGGCCGTTTGGGCGCTACTCCTCGAGGGTGGAGAGGTCCCCGGGGTCTTTGCCCAGCTCCTGGGCCTTAAGAAGCCGCCGCAGGATCTTGCCGGAGCGGGTCTTGGGGAGCTTGTCCAGGAAGACCACCTCGCTCGGGGTGGCGATGGGGCCCAGCTCCCTTCGCACGTGCTGGACGATGCTGTCTTTAAGCTCCTCGGAAGGGGTCTGGCCCAGGCGCAAGACCACGAAGGCCTTGATGGCCTCCCCCTTGACGGGGTCGGGTACCCCGATCACCGCCGCCTCGGCCACGGCGGGGTGGGAGACCAGGGCGCTCTCCACGTCGGCGGTGCCGATGCGGTGCCCGGCCACGTTGAGGACGTTGTCGGCCCGGCCCAGGACGCTATAGTAGCCCTCCTCGTCCTGGCTGGCCACGTCCCCGGCCACGTAGACGTTGCCGGGGATCTCCCGCCAGTACTGCAGGTAGCGGTCGTGGTTGCCCCAGACGGTGCGCATCATGTGGGGGAAGGGGCGCTTGAGGACCAGAAGCCCGCCCTGCCCCGGGGGCACGGGCCTCCCCGCCTCGTCCACCACCGCTGCCTCCACCCCGGGCAGGGCCACCCCGGCGAAGCCGGGCTTGGCGGGGAGGGTGAGGGGGGTGCCCAGGGTGGGGCCTCCCAGCTCCGTCTGCCACCAGTTGTCGGCCACGAAGCCCTGCCTCCCCTCGTCCACCAGGTGCTGGTAGGCGAAGCGCAGGGCCTCGGGGTTCAGGGGCTCCCCGGCCACGGCGATGAGGCGAAGGCTGGAGAGGTCGTACTTCCTCGGCCACTCGGGGCCGAACTTCATGAACATGCGCACCGCCGTGGGGGCGGTGAACATGACGTTCACCCGGTAGCGCTCCACCGCCCGCCAGATGGCCCCGGGGTCCGGGTAGTCGGGGGCCCCTTCCCGCAGGACGCTGGTGATGCCCTCCAGGAGAGGGGCGTAGACGATGTAGGAGTGGCCCACGATCCAGCCGATGTCGCTGGTGGCCCAGAAGAGGTCGTCGTCCTTGACGTCAAAGAAGGTGCGCAGGTGGTAGGTAGTGCCCACCATGTACCCGTCGTGCACGTGAACCACGCCCTTGGGCTTTCCCGTGGAGCCCGAGGTGTAGAGGATGAAGAGGGGGTGCTCGGCCTCCACCATCTCCGCCCGGGCCTCGGGCGGGTGGCCGAAGAGGAGCTCCTCAAAGTCGTAGTGCCCCGGGGGAAGCTCCGCCTTGCCCAGGCGCTGGAACCAGACCACCTTGAGGGGGAGGTCGCGGATGGCCTCCTCGGCGATGGAGCGGAGGTCCACCACCTTGCCCCGCCTATAGCTCACGTCCCCGGCGATGAGGAGCTTGGCCCCGGCGTCCAGAATCCGCTCCCTTAAGGCCCCCACGCCGAGGCCGGCGTAGACCACGCTGTGGATGGCCCCCAGGTAGGCGGTGGCCAGCATGGCCAGGATACCCTCCGGGGTGAGGGGCATGTAGATGACCACCCGGTCGCCCTTCCCCACCCCCAGGGCCTTCAGGGCCGTGGCCAGGCGGCGCACCCGGTCCAGAAGCTCCCCGTAGGTGAGCTTGGCCTCTTGGCCTTCCTCGGAGAGGTAGAGGAGGGCCACCTTGTTCCTGAGGCCCCGCTCCACGTTGCGTTCCAGGGCGTTGTACACGGCGTTGGTGGTGCCCCCCAAGAACCAGCAGTGCTCGGGCAGGTTCCACTCCAGGACCCTCTCAAAGGGTTTCTCCCAGTAAAAGCGCCTGGCCCACGCCCCCCAGAAGCCCTCGGGGTCCTCGAGGCTCCGCCGGTACTCCCCATAGAAGTCCTGGAGGTTGGCCGCCTTCCTCAGGTGCTCCGGTGCCCAAAGCTTTTCCTCGCTCTTAAGAATCTTTTCCACCGCCATAACCATCCTCCAGCCCCGAGGTGTCCCCCGGGTCCACGCCCAAAAGCTCGGCCTTGAGAAGCCGCCTCAGGATCTTGCCGCTCCGGGTGCGGGGGAGGCTTTCGGTGAAGAAGACCTCCACCGGCCCCAAAGGCCCCAGGTGGCAGAAGAGGTGGGCCTTGAGCTTCTCCGCCAGAAGGGGCTTCAGCTCTTCGGGCAGGTCCTTGGTCCTGGGCACGACGAAGAGGACCAGCCTCTCCCCCTCCTCCCCGGGCAGGCCGATGGCGGCGGCCTCGGCCACCTGGGGGTGGGTGAGGAGGGCCGCCTCCACCTCGGCGGTGCCCAGCCTGGCCTCCCCCAGCTTGATGACCTCTTCGGAGCGGCCCAGGATGCGGAAGTACCCCTCCTCGTCCATGAGGGCCAGGTCCCCCGTGAGGTAGAGCCCGCCCCGCCAGGGGTTCTCCCCTCCCAGGAGGCCCACCAGCTGGGCCGGCCCCGCCCGTAGGAGGACCAGGTGGCCCCTCTCCCCCGGGGGCAGGACCCGTCCCTCGCCGTCCACTACCCGGGCCTCCACCCCGGGCAGGGGTACCCCCACGAAGCCGGGCTTGGCCGGGAGGGGAAGGGGGGTGGCCAGGGCCGGGGCTCCCAGCTCCGTCTGCCACCAGTTGTCCAGGGGCCAGGCCAGGTTCTCCCTGGTCCAGCGCCAGACCTCGGGGGCCAGGGCTTCCCCCACGCTGCCCACGAGCCTTAGCCCCGTGGGCCTGGCCTCCCCGTGGCGGCGTAGGGTGCGGAGGACCGTGGGGGAGGTGAGGAGGACCCTCACGCCCAGGCGTTCCAGCCTCTGGTAGAAGGCGCTGGGGCTGGGGTGGTCGGGCCGGTCCTCCAAGAGGAGGCTCGTCCCCCCGAGGAAGAGGGGAGCGTAGAGGCCGAAGGAGTGGCCCACGATCCAGAAGAGGTCGGCGGTGGTGTGGAAGACTTCTCCGGGTTTCAGGTCAAAGAGGTGGCGCAGGGCCCAGGCCACGCCCACCATGTACCCCCCGTGGCCGTGGACCACCCCTTTGGGCGTGCCCGTGGAGCCCGAGGTGTGGAGGAGGAAGAGGGGGTGGGAGGAGGGGACGGGGAGGGCCTCCTGGGGCTTGCCCTCCATGGCCCGTTCCAGAAACTCCGTGGTGCCCCTCCGGTGCCAGAGGACAGGGAGGTCTAGGCCCGAGAGGGCGGCCTCCACCGCCGCCCGGGTGGGCGCGAACCGGCCCCTTAGGTAGTACCCGTCGGCGGCGATGAGGAGGCGGGCTTCGCCCTTTAGGAGCCGCTGGCGCAGGACCTCGGGGCCCAGGCCCATGGGCAGGGCCATGTGGACCGCCCCCAGGCGGGCGCAGGCCAGCATGGCGATGGCCGCTTCCACCCCCGTGGGCAGGTAGAGGGCTACCCGGTCCCCCGGACCCACCCCCAGGTCCTTCAGCACCCCCGCTAGGCGGGCGGAGAGGTCGTGGAGTTCCCGATAGGTCCACTTCTCCAGGGTCCCTTCCCCGTCCAGGGTGAGGAGGGCCACCTGCTGGCTCCTTTCCGGGAGGTGGCGGTCTAGGGCGTTCAGGGCGGCGTTGGTGAGGCCCCCTTGGAACCAGGCCCGGCTTTCGGCGTCATACACCCTCTCCCAGGGCCTGGCCCAAAGGAGCCCTTGGGCGAAGTCGCCCCAGAAGCCTTCCGGGTCCTCGAGGCTCTGGCGGTAGAGGGCGGGGAAGTCCTGGAGGTTGGCCTTTTCCAAAAGCTCACTAGGGGGCTCCACCACCTCCACCTGGGGCCCCACCTCGGCGGGCGGGGGGAGGGGAGGGGGCTCGGGGGCGGGCAGGTGGGCGGAGACCTGGGCCACCTCCGAGAGGGCCCGGGCCAGGCGGCTGAAGGCGAAGGGGAAGCGCCGGGCGGGCACCACCACCCCCAAAGCCCCCAGAACCTCCCCCTTGGGGCCCAGGAGGGGGGCCGCCAGGGCGGAGATCCCCAGGGCGTACTCCTCCATCCCCACCGCCAGCCCCGAGGCCCGGACCCGCTCCAGCTCGGCCTCGAGGGCCAAGGGGTCGGTGAGGGTGTAGGGGGTCTTGGGGAAGAGGGGGGGGACGGGCAGGACCCCGTGGGCCAGGAGGACCTTGCCCAGGGCCAGGGCGTGGGCCTCGGGGGGCAGGGTCTCCCCCAGGGGGTTGGGCTGGCCCTGCCGCCCCCGGGTCTTGAGCCGGACCCCTTCCGGGGTGAGGAGGGCCAGGTAGCACCGCTCCCGGGTCCTCAGGTAGAGCTCCTCCAGGGCCTCCTCCAGGAAGCCCTGGGCCTTAGGGGCGGGCCGGGCCCGGGCCAGGGTGTACCGCCCTTCCCCTTTGACGGCGAAGCCCTCCTCCACCAGGCTGTTGAGGAGGGCGTAGGCGGCGGAGAGGCTCCGGCCCAGGTGCCTGGCCACCTCCTTGGCCTCCACCCCTTCCGGGTGCTCCGCCAGATAGGCCAGGACGCGCAGGGCCGCCTGCACCGTGGAAAGCCCCTTTCGCCGCGGCATCTGGCCCCATCTTCCCGAGGGAAAAGGCCCGCTGTCAAGAAAAGGGAGATTTTTCGCCATTTCGCAAACCCCCTTTTTCTTGACCCCGTGGGCCCGGGCCGCCTATCCTCGGAAAGCGAAGGAGGACCTATGGACCGGATTGAGGGTGTGCTCAAGGAGGAGCGGGTCTTTTACCCTAGCGAGGCGTTCCGCAAGCAGGCCCACATCGGGAGCGAGGAGGAGTACGAAAGGCTCTACCGGGAGAGCCTCGAGGACCCCGAGGGCTTCTGGGGACGGGTGGCCTCGGAGCTCCACTGGTTCACCCCCTGGCAGAAGGTCCTGGAGGGGGACCTGCCCCACCCCAAGTGGTTCGTGGGGGGCAGGACCAACCTCTCCTACAACGCCCTGGACCGCCACCTGGGGACCTGGCGCAAAAACAAGGCCGCCCTCATCTGGGAGGGGGAGCCGGGGGAGGAGCGGGTCCTCACCTACCACGACCTCTGGCGGGAGGTGCAGAAGTTCGCCAACGTCCTCAAGCGCCTGGGGGTCAAGAAGGGGGACCGGGTCACCATCTACCTGCCCATGATCCCCGAGGCGGCCATCGCCATGCTGGCCTGTACCCGCATCGGGGCGGTGCACTCCGTGGTCTTTGGGGGCTTTTCCTCGGGGGCGCTGGCGGACCGCATCAAGGACGCCGAGGCCAAGGTCCTCATTACCGCCGACGGGGGTTACCGCCGGGGGAGCATCGTCCCCCTCAAGCAAAACGCCGACGAGGCCCTGAAGGAGACCCCCAGCGTGGAGCACGTGGTGGTGGTGCGCCGCACCGGGGAGGAGGTGCCCATGACCCCGGGCCGGGACCACTGGTGGCACGAGCTCATGGAGGTGGTCTCCGACCGGGCGGACCCCGAGCCCATGGAGGCGGAAGACCCCCTCTTCATCCTCTACACCTCGGGCTCCACCGGGAAGCCCAAGGGCGTCCTCCACACCCTGGGCGGGTACATGACCTACGTCTACTACACCACCAAGCTGGTCTTTGACCTCAAGGACGAGGACGTGTACTGGTGCACTGCCGACGTGGGCTGGATCACCGGGCACTCCTACGTGGTCTACGGCCCTCTCCTCAACGGGGCCACCACGGTCATGTACGAGGGGGCCCCCAACTGGCCCGAGCCCGACCGCTTCTGGCAGATCGTGGACAAGTACGGGGTCACCATCTTCTACACCGCCCCCACCGCCATCCGGGCCTTCATGAAGTGGGGGGAGAACTGGCCCTTAAAGCACCGCCTGGACACCCTCCGCCTTCTCGGGACCGTGGGCGAGCCCATCAACCCCGAGGCCTGGCTTTGGTACTACCAGGTGATCGGCAAGGGGCGTTGCCCCATCGTGGACACCTGGTGGCAGACGGAGACCGGGGGCATCATGATCACCACCCTGCCCGGGGCCCACGCCATGAAGCCCGGGCATGCCGGCAAGCCCTTCTTCGGCATCAGGCCGGAGATCCTGGACTCCGAGCACCGGCCCGTGGAGAACCCCAACGAGGGCGGGCACCTCTGCATCACCCGGCCCTGGCCCAGCATGCTCCGCACCGTCTGGGGGGACCCGGAGCGCTTCATCCAGCAGTACTTCAGCCAGCACCCCGGGGTCTACTTCACCGGGGACGGGGCCAGGCGCGACCAGGACGGCTACTACCTGATCCTGGGCCGGGTGGACGACGTCCTCAACGTGGCCGGGCACCGGCTTGGCACCATGGAGATTGAGTCGGCCCTGGTCTCCCACCCCGCCGTGGCCGAGGCGGCGGTGGTGGGCCGGCCCGATCCCCTGAAGGGAGAGGCCATCGTGGCCTTCGTCACCCTGAAGGAGGGCCACACTCCCTCCGGGGCCCTGGGGGAGGAGCTCAAGGCCCACGTGGCCAAGGTCATCGGCCCCATCGCCCGCCCCGACGAGGTGCGCTTCACCGACGCCCTGCCCAAGACCCGCTCCGGCAAGATCATGCGCCGCCTCCTGCGGCAGATCGCCGCCGGGGAGCAGGAGATCAAGGGGGACACCTCCACCCTCGAGGACCGCTCCGTGGTGGAGAGGCTGAAGCAGGGCTCCTAAGCCTCAGGCCTACCGGGGCCCCCATCCTGGCT encodes:
- a CDS encoding sodium:solute symporter family protein, with protein sequence MSVEAWTWTIVILSFALYLGIGYWARVRETAGFYVAGRGVPPVANGAATAADWMSGASFISMAGLISFLGYDGAVYLMGWTGGYVLLALLLAPYLRKYGKYTVPEFVGDRYYSNLARVVAIISALFVSFVYMVPQLRGVGIVLSRYLGVDVATGVWAAVLVTAFIAVIGGMKGITWTQVAQYTVLISAYLITGIALSNLLTGNPIPQLSFTFSDFAVRLSQLQVELGFKEYVAPFQNLSALNVFLITLTLMVGTAGLPHVIIRFYTVPRASDARWSAGWALLFIGLLYTPAPAVAVFSKYNLLNTLANKPLEEVRQIDWVAKWEKTGLLKFEDKNGDGILQMSGNKDVNEVTIDRDIIVLSTPEVAKLAPFIVGLVAAGGLAAALSTAAGLLIVMASAISHDLYTRMINPNASEATKLTIARVVIALVVILAAPFGINPPAFIAQLVAFAFGLAASTFFPAILLGIFDRRMNMQGAVAGMIVGLVFTATYIVGTKYLGWPNFIFGITAEGIGAIGMLLNFLVAYLVSRATSSPPQEIQKLVDEIRVPKGSGAAAEH
- a CDS encoding DUF4212 domain-containing protein, producing MDGGKLAEYWRKNLALIRNLLVIWAVVAYGLGILLAPALNSIRLFGGPPLGFWIAQQGAIWVFIVLIFVYAIRMQALDREYGFED
- a CDS encoding AMP-binding protein; the encoded protein is MPRRKGLSTVQAALRVLAYLAEHPEGVEAKEVARHLGRSLSAAYALLNSLVEEGFAVKGEGRYTLARARPAPKAQGFLEEALEELYLRTRERCYLALLTPEGVRLKTRGRQGQPNPLGETLPPEAHALALGKVLLAHGVLPVPPLFPKTPYTLTDPLALEAELERVRASGLAVGMEEYALGISALAAPLLGPKGEVLGALGVVVPARRFPFAFSRLARALSEVAQVSAHLPAPEPPPLPPPAEVGPQVEVVEPPSELLEKANLQDFPALYRQSLEDPEGFWGDFAQGLLWARPWERVYDAESRAWFQGGLTNAALNALDRHLPERSQQVALLTLDGEGTLEKWTYRELHDLSARLAGVLKDLGVGPGDRVALYLPTGVEAAIAMLACARLGAVHMALPMGLGPEVLRQRLLKGEARLLIAADGYYLRGRFAPTRAAVEAALSGLDLPVLWHRRGTTEFLERAMEGKPQEALPVPSSHPLFLLHTSGSTGTPKGVVHGHGGYMVGVAWALRHLFDLKPGEVFHTTADLFWIVGHSFGLYAPLFLGGTSLLLEDRPDHPSPSAFYQRLERLGVRVLLTSPTVLRTLRRHGEARPTGLRLVGSVGEALAPEVWRWTRENLAWPLDNWWQTELGAPALATPLPLPAKPGFVGVPLPGVEARVVDGEGRVLPPGERGHLVLLRAGPAQLVGLLGGENPWRGGLYLTGDLALMDEEGYFRILGRSEEVIKLGEARLGTAEVEAALLTHPQVAEAAAIGLPGEEGERLVLFVVPRTKDLPEELKPLLAEKLKAHLFCHLGPLGPVEVFFTESLPRTRSGKILRRLLKAELLGVDPGDTSGLEDGYGGGKDS
- a CDS encoding acetate--CoA ligase gives rise to the protein MAVEKILKSEEKLWAPEHLRKAANLQDFYGEYRRSLEDPEGFWGAWARRFYWEKPFERVLEWNLPEHCWFLGGTTNAVYNALERNVERGLRNKVALLYLSEEGQEAKLTYGELLDRVRRLATALKALGVGKGDRVVIYMPLTPEGILAMLATAYLGAIHSVVYAGLGVGALRERILDAGAKLLIAGDVSYRRGKVVDLRSIAEEAIRDLPLKVVWFQRLGKAELPPGHYDFEELLFGHPPEARAEMVEAEHPLFILYTSGSTGKPKGVVHVHDGYMVGTTYHLRTFFDVKDDDLFWATSDIGWIVGHSYIVYAPLLEGITSVLREGAPDYPDPGAIWRAVERYRVNVMFTAPTAVRMFMKFGPEWPRKYDLSSLRLIAVAGEPLNPEALRFAYQHLVDEGRQGFVADNWWQTELGGPTLGTPLTLPAKPGFAGVALPGVEAAVVDEAGRPVPPGQGGLLVLKRPFPHMMRTVWGNHDRYLQYWREIPGNVYVAGDVASQDEEGYYSVLGRADNVLNVAGHRIGTADVESALVSHPAVAEAAVIGVPDPVKGEAIKAFVVLRLGQTPSEELKDSIVQHVRRELGPIATPSEVVFLDKLPKTRSGKILRRLLKAQELGKDPGDLSTLEE
- the acs gene encoding acetate--CoA ligase; translated protein: MDRIEGVLKEERVFYPSEAFRKQAHIGSEEEYERLYRESLEDPEGFWGRVASELHWFTPWQKVLEGDLPHPKWFVGGRTNLSYNALDRHLGTWRKNKAALIWEGEPGEERVLTYHDLWREVQKFANVLKRLGVKKGDRVTIYLPMIPEAAIAMLACTRIGAVHSVVFGGFSSGALADRIKDAEAKVLITADGGYRRGSIVPLKQNADEALKETPSVEHVVVVRRTGEEVPMTPGRDHWWHELMEVVSDRADPEPMEAEDPLFILYTSGSTGKPKGVLHTLGGYMTYVYYTTKLVFDLKDEDVYWCTADVGWITGHSYVVYGPLLNGATTVMYEGAPNWPEPDRFWQIVDKYGVTIFYTAPTAIRAFMKWGENWPLKHRLDTLRLLGTVGEPINPEAWLWYYQVIGKGRCPIVDTWWQTETGGIMITTLPGAHAMKPGHAGKPFFGIRPEILDSEHRPVENPNEGGHLCITRPWPSMLRTVWGDPERFIQQYFSQHPGVYFTGDGARRDQDGYYLILGRVDDVLNVAGHRLGTMEIESALVSHPAVAEAAVVGRPDPLKGEAIVAFVTLKEGHTPSGALGEELKAHVAKVIGPIARPDEVRFTDALPKTRSGKIMRRLLRQIAAGEQEIKGDTSTLEDRSVVERLKQGS